In Galactobacillus timonensis, the genomic window TATCGACAATACATCTGACAATAATCTCTATGCGGTTTGGAAACAGAAGAAAGAGATCACATTAACGGCAAATTCCGAAACAATTACTTATGACGGAACTGAACATACTACTTCCGGCGTCAAGACAAATACGTTTACGATTGATAATGTTACTTATATCGTAAGCGGCTTTAGTACACAGAATCCAAAAGGAACGAATGCGGGAACTTATACAAATAACATTCTGAACACTGATTCCATTGTTGTTAAGAATGGAAATACTGATGTTACCTATCAATTCACTGTAAATACCGAAAACGGATCCTTGAACATAATGCCGAAGGCAGTAACCGTCACAGCGGACAGCAAGAGCAAGACCTATGGCGAAAAGGATCCTGAATTAACTGCACAAGTAAGCGGCACGCTGGGTAATGATACCGTTCGCTATACGCTAAGCCGTGAAAAAGGCGAAGTTGTTGGCTCATATACAATCACGCCGAGCGGCGAAGCAAGCCAGGGCAACTATACGGTGACGTATGAGACGGGAACCTTTACCATCAGCAAGTCTGGCTCATTGACACTTACAGCTAATGGATACGAGGGCGAATACGATGGCAAGTCTCACGCCGCAAGCGCAATCGCAATCGTAACGGAAGGCACAACGATTTCCTATCAGGTAGGGAATGGTGAATGGACGACAGAAGCTCCAAGCATCAAGGATGTTGGCGAACAGAAAGTCAATGTCAAAGCCGAGAATGCAAACTATGAAACAGCAAGTACAACGGTAACGCTGAAGGTAAAGCCGAAGGCAGTTATCGTCACGGCGGAGAACACGGGCAAGACCTATGGAGATCCTGATCCGGAGCTGACGGCAAAAGTAAGCGGCACGCTGGATAACGATACTGTCAGCTATTCGCTGAGCCGCGCTGAAGGCGAAGCTGTTGGCACCTATACAATCACGCCGAGCGGCGAAGCAAACCAGGGCAACTATACGGTGAGCTATGAGACAGGAACCTTTACCATCAGTGAGTCTGGCTCATTGACACTTACAGCTAATGGATTCGAAGGCGAATACGATGGCGAGGCTCACGCCGCAAGTGCAAGCGCAAGCGTAACCGAAGGTACAACGATTTCCTATCAGGTAGGAAATGGGGAATGGACGACCAAAGCCCCAAGCATCAAGGATGTTGGTGAGCAGACAGTCAATGTCAAAGCCGAGAATGCAAACTATAAAACGGCAAGTACAACCGTAACGCTGAAGGTAACACCGAAGCCAGTCACAGTCACAGCGGACAACAAGAGCAAGACCTATAACGAAAAGGATCCGGAACTCACAGCAACTGTCAGCAAAATGGTGGGTAAAGATTCAGTCGACTATACGCTGAGCCGTGAAAAAGGCGAAGCTGTTGGCACCTATAAGATCACGCCAAGCGGCGAAGCAAGCCAGGGCAACTATACGGTGACGTATGAGACGGGAACCTTTACCATCAGAAAGTCTGGCAAATTGACACTTACAGCTAACGGTTACGACGGCGAATACGATGGCAACTCTCACGCCGCAGGTGCAAGCGTAAGCGTAACGGAAGGCACAACGATTTCCTATCAGGTAGGAGGTGCATGGACGACAAAAGCTCCAAGCATCACGGATGTTGGCGAGAAGACAGTCAGCGTCAAAGCCGAGAATGCAAACTATGAAACGGCAAGTATAACCGTAACGCTGAAGGTAACACCGAAGGCAGTCACCGTTAAGGCGGAGAACAAGAGCAAGACCTATGGCGAAACGGATCCGAAGCTGACGGCAACAGTAAGCGAAACGTTGGGTACCGATACTGTCAGCTATACGCTGAGCCGCGCTGAAGGTGAAAATGTCGGAGAATATGCGATCACGCCGAAGGGTGATAAAGATCAGGGTAACTATACGGTGACTTATGTTCCGGGAAAACTGACCATCAGTAAAGCCGGAGCCGCAGGGTTGAATCTGTCCGCAACCGGATACAAAGGCGAATACGATGGCAACTCTCACGCTGTAAGTGCAAGCGCAAGCGAAGGCACAACGATCTCCTATCAGGTAGGAAATGAGGAATGGACGACAGAAGTTCCAAGCATCAAGAATGTTGGAGAGCAGACAGTCAACGTCAAAGCCGAGAAAGCAAACTTTGAAACGGCAGAGAAAACCGTAACGCTGAAGGTAACACCGAAGGCAGTCACAGTCACGGCGGAGAACAAGAGCAAGACCTATGGAGAAAAGGATCCGGAGCTGACGGCAACAATAAGCGGCACACTGGATAACGATACAGTGAGCTATAAGCTGAGCCGTGCTGAAGGCAAGAATGTTGGAACATATAAGATCACGCCGAGCGGCGAAGCAAGCCAGGGCAACTATGCGGTGACTTATGTGGCGGGAACCCTGACGATCAACAAGGCAGATATCTCTGACGAAACAATGTTTACTGTCAGCCAGCCGGGAGATGTTGTTTACAATGGTGCTGAACAGAAACAGCCGGTAACAGTTGCCAGAGTTACACCGAAGGCAAAGAATGCACTGGCAAAGTTCTTCTCCAGTCTTGCTTCGCTTGTGGATGTCAATGCTGACGAGGCATTGAAGTATGGAACAGATTACACTCTCACCTACAGCGAGAATCTGAAGGATGTAGGAACAGTTAGAGTTACTGTAAAGGGCCTGGGTAATTACACCGGAGAAGTAACAAAAACCTACGAGATTACTCCTGCACCTCTTAAGGTCACAACATCCAGTGCAGAGAAGGTTTATGACGGTAAACCGTTGACTGCTGGTGGAACACTTGAAGGCCTTGTAAATGAGACTGAGAAGAATGCAGTTAAGTTTACGGTGAAGGGTAGTCAGACTGAGGTTGGCTCCTCGGTCAACAGCTATGAGATTGTCTGGGGCAACATTAAAGAAAGCAACTACAGCCTGACGAAAGTACTAGGTACTCTGAAAGTAACTGCACGTCCTGAGCCGAGCAAACCAAAGCCTGCAGCTTCTTCATCAGCTTCAGCTCCGGTACCTGCGCCGGTATCGACACGTTTCATTCCACGTACGGCTGCGTATCCTGCAGAAGGAAAGGAAATGAAATAGATGTTTTGAAAGGGAGATGATAGTATTCTTCTAAGTACGGCACCAATGTGTGAAGGAAGAAATACAATCTGAAAATATCTTCCCCCCGCAATCGTCATCTGCCACACCCCTCTCGCTGGCAGGTGGCGATTGCTTTTGCATACATGTGAGGACAGGTTCAGCACATCTGGCTGCAACAGTCATGAAAAGACACAGGCGCCGCTGATCGCGGCGATTGAAGAAGCATCGTGAAAATGCTATAAAAGGAGTTGCTTGAACCGGAAAGGAGACTGTGATGACAGACACAAAAAAGAAGACAGGGAAGACTGGGAAAACAAAGAGAAAACGTCTTACACCTGTGATGAAGCTTCTTTGTCTTGGTTTGATCGCTGTTTCCTGCTGGATGTTTGTAGAAGTCGGACGTGAGGTATATACGACGATTACGCTTCAGCAGCAACTGAGTGAGGTTCAGGCTCAGCTTCAGAAGGTGCAGGACGAAAATTCTTATTTAACCAGTGAAAAGGAGAAGCTGCAGGATCCGGACTACGTCGCCAGTTATGCGCGCGGCAGCTATCTGCTGTCTAAGGACGATGAGCAGATCTTCTATTTACCGGAAAGCAGTGATTCAACAAGTACCAGCAACACTACTACAAGCAACTGAGGCATCGTCAAATCGGTGCCTTTTTATCGTAAGGGAGAGAGAAAATGATGAAGAAACATGTCGCGGCAAACGTCAGCTGGATCGGCTATCTCGATTATGAGCTGAAACAGTTCCATGGCAGCGAATATAGTCTGCACCATGGCAGCAGTCAGAATGCCTATCTGATCGAAGAGGGGAAGACGGTACTGATGGATACCGTATGGATGCCCCATGAATTTGATTTCCTTGCCAACCTCAAAGAGGTAATGCACGGCGATCTGCACAAGATCGA contains:
- a CDS encoding FtsB family cell division protein, giving the protein MTDTKKKTGKTGKTKRKRLTPVMKLLCLGLIAVSCWMFVEVGREVYTTITLQQQLSEVQAQLQKVQDENSYLTSEKEKLQDPDYVASYARGSYLLSKDDEQIFYLPESSDSTSTSNTTTSN